The DNA segment GAGCTGGTGTAGGAACACATCTCCATTCATATGAATGGACAAGAATGCTGTGAGGGACCAAGTACTTACATTTATTGAATTAAATGGTTTTAATTATATTCAGggattttaaagttttaaaactttTCTTAGTTTATTTTTAACTAGTTTTTGAACATTACAAAATGCCAAGGCCCAAAGGTTTCTTTCTAGCAGTTTTGTGACTGGACTTGTTGTGCATCACagtgccccctcctcctcccccctccacagtATGATGGGACTCTGACTCTGGGACTCTGACCACTGAGGTTGGAGCCAGTTTCTGTAAGCAAGTTCAAAGTGGGGAATAGGAAGAAAGTAAGTGGGAACTTAGTCAATCTGGGCAATGCAGTCACACTTGCAGAGAAGATGATAGGTCAGCATTATACATATGGCTAATGGACAAAGTGCTCTAGGTCATCAGTGACTCATTCTGGGACAGAAGGTTGAACATAAGACCAAGTACAGCCCCTCAATTCTACTGATGACTGTCCTACTAAAACTTGATTTTATTTTCGTCATGTAAGTAAGAACCTCTCCTCAGAGTGATAATGGCCTGGTACCGTAAGAAAGAAAGTTAATGAGAGGAAGAAAGCAATGGCTTACCTGAAGAAAGACTTAGTGTCCTCAAAATAGTTTGATTGAGAGCAGCATTTCTTAGCACAAATGTATAGTTTGAAGTTCTTTCTCTGACATTGATTTCCATTGTGCTTTGGACTTTGTACAGACCATCTTCAGATATTTGGAATGTATATTTGGATGGAAGGGAATGATTCAGATTATCTCCACTGTACCAAGAAACATCAGCCTTAGGGAAGCCATACGACTCGAATGTTAAAAGGCAGCCGGACAATTTCTGCTTGATCCACAAAACTGGCTCATCATAATATGCTGTAAAAGTAAAACAATGATTAATTCTAGCTTCTTCACTAATAAATGACACAGTGCTATTGCTGAAAAAGTCTTTAGCACATGTTTGATTGACAGAACTGTACAGGGTATCGAATGGGTTATGTTTTTACAGACGCCCATAAGTTGATTTTCTCCATGTCAGgaagtacaaaaaaaatcactgaatatGGTAGCCGTGCCTTCAAAGtagtgtaatgaatggcatcaaaagtacataagacCGATAAGAAAGAAtttctaaaagtggagagagaagaagctAGTTCTGTTGTTCATAGGCACAAACGTATGTACATATGTTTGAATATTTTAACttagtaatattatgggagctcattcatatgtacatgTTTCCACAAGTCAGAGGTTCGTAACATGGGCACAGCCTGTGTACTGTTTACAACCTTGACTGCTTACTTTACAAGTAGAGCTGAACTAAGTAAATGGAAGTCAAACCTGCACTTCAATAGCAACATTTGGCACTAGGGAGCAAGAATAACAGAAATCTATTTTTTAGAACAAAAACCAACAGAGACTGAATGAATAAAAGCTGATAAATACCAAGAGGTTTAGTAAGTTCTTATTATATTACAGCTGCTATTCTTCGGAGAATGTTCAAGTATTACATAGGTTGGACTTGCTTAGAGAATCAAGATTTGGTTGTAATTTCAATATATTATGGGCAGATTATCTTTACTTTTAGCCCAGGAAACACCAGTTCACTGGGCACAAAGGGGCAAAGTGAATTGTGCAGGAATCTGCCTCCTTTGGATTGTCTTAGGATTTCTTGGGCATGTGCTGTGGAGTGGGGTAAGAGCTGTGACTGCAGTAGACATGGGGCACAAAGGATTCATTTGACTGAAAAGAATTCAGGGCCTATGCACTTCATTTTCCTCTGTTGCCCAGGGAACTCGGGTATGCAGACACCGCAGGATGTCGGCAGACTTGAGTTTAAGGCTGTAAAGGGAAAAAGAGCTAAAAGAGAACcaaaactgttttattttaaaatcttcaccTTACAGATCTTCAGCTGCTCTAGCTGTTTCTCACTGCCTGACACTTCTTTACAGCAGGAGTTCTAGAGCTGTATCCAGACCATAATTAGACCAGGAAAGAGGACCAGAAAAATTAGTCTCCCATGCACTTTTGAGGCACTGTAAGACAGAATGTTCCAATGTAGTAAATACCCCCAATTGGTCTTGGAAAacgaaaatgtttaaaattctccaATAGTGTCTACTAATGCTAAATAATGGCTTGCATTAGCTCAATGAGAAGTTcaaagggcaggcactgtagtgcagcagttagcgtaacgctattacagcgccagcgacctaggttcaattcccaccgctgtctgtaaggagtttgtacgttctccccgcatctgcgtgggtttcctctgggtgctccagtttcctcccacattccaaagacatacgggttaggaagttgtgggcaggctatgttggcgcctgaagcgtggtgacacttgtgggctgcctgcagaacactcaacacaaatttcactgtctgttttgatgtacctgcgactaataaagatatcttgtcttaaatGGCTTGTTAACTGCTTATTTTCAACAAAGAGAGATCTTATATTCCTGACAACATGAACCAAGTGTGAAGCGGCATTTTCagggaagatttaaaaatgtaaattgaaaAATATACCTGCAACGTTGACAGACAGAAGATTTTCAACCTGCCCAGCTTTGCACGAGACGTAACATTCGTACAATCCGGAATCCTGTAATTTTACTTCTCTAAGTTTCAGGGAAGCatttccattcttaagctcttcTGGGAATAGACTTGTTCTGCCCGCATATTGTAGATCCTGATTGGTATTCTGATCTTTTTTATAGTAATAGCTGTGGACAACCTTATTATTGTCCCTTCGCTGCCAGACGACAGTGCAATGCTCCAAAGATGACTCAGTCAAACTGCATCCCAGCATGACAAACTGGCCCTGGATGGCTGTAACAACTTTATTAGCCGTGCTGGGCTTGGAAACAACTGGAAGTtaaagagaaagaataaaatatcagaaacctaaaagaaaaacagaaaatgcttcaagaacACATGCACTTCAGTAACTGCAGAAAGAGCCAAGTTGTTTCAGACCTAAACCTTGTTTACATCTCAAGAGTTAACAGAGTTCAATGAGTGATAACTTCACCCTGTGCTGACCTGCTCATTCAATTGGTTGGTTGTAAATGGAAGCTGATTTTAaaacagttaattaaaaaaaaaatccttggtaTGGTTCAGTACAAACACCAAACAGTAACAAAGGGCCAGAGCAAAAGATCACCTTTAATTctccaatgacacaaaaatagataTGGGGGCATGCTGCAATGAGGAGATACGGACTCTGCAACAGGTTagagataggttgagtgaatgggcaaaaacctggcaaatggagtttaatgtaggaaagtgtgaaTTTATGCATTtcagtaggaggaatcaaaaggcagattattatctaagtgAAGAGAGACGGCAAATGAGTGAAGTGCAGAAGGATCCAGGTGCTCTTGTGCATGGCACACAAAACATTagaatgcaggtacagcaggtagtTGGCAAGGCAAATgggatattggcctttattgcaagaggtttggCAGTTCAGAAAAACAACAGTATCATTACCAGTGTACAagctgcagctggagtactgagtaTAGTTTTTGGAAAGGATATcctacattggaggcagtccaaaaataactcctggggtgagagggttCTTTTCAGATTCGGGGCTATCTTATTAAAGGGGATGtggcagggtagatattgagGCATTTTCATTAGTGGGACAGACTTGAATAGGGCGACATGTTATGTGATAAGGGGCAGCCACTTAAACTAAGGTTCATCTTCctgcagacggtggtgaatctctggaattctctactgcagagggttgtggaggccgggTCACAGGAGGTACTTAAACAGGGGATAGATAAAAGTTTGAAAGACCAGAGAATTGAGGGccaaggggaactggcacagaagaggagttggagttgaggcctggggcatatAGTCAACTATGATCATATGAACACTGGGGCAGGCTGGAGCGGCCCACTCCTGCTCATAGTTTCTTCTGTTCTTAGAATTACTAAGTTATTTACAACTTACCACCAATTCCGAGTGGCATCCATACAGTAAGAAGATTAAGGAACATTCTCAAAgctgttcttcaaaataaacCTTAAAGGAAGTACAAAGACTATGACTAGAGATGGCAGTTATACAGTAACATAACATTTCATACACTTTAGTAAGCATGTCTTTGCACTAATTGGTCATTCTATATATGATTAGTTGCAATCAGTGATAAAATGCTGGGCCGTCAGGCAATGAGAGGCACCATATCCCAGTCTGTgacccttccccacaaagccccaACAGTTTCCTTTAAAACTTTACATTTTTTACAACAATTTAGATTAAAATGCGACCCTTGCTCTTCAGGATGCTCCCCAGCTCCTCCAGCGAGCCAGTGGTGCTCCCACAGTGGACTGTATCGGGACTGCTTGGGCAGACCCTTCGACGGCCCGCTGCTTGGACCTGCAAGTGGCAACAGTGGCCAGGCCCAGGGGCAGACAAACGAGGAGATCCTCCAACCAACCACCACCCCCTTTCACTTCAAGTACTCCCAGACCATCTGCAAATTCTGCAGCCTGGAGGAGTCTGTCTGAGTACTTGATGGGGCAGCTCCCCAAGTACAGGATCTGAAGGTAAAGACTGTCACCTGGCTACAGATGTGCACCAGCGACTGACTAATTAAACACCTGCTTCATGGGATTGCACTGTGCAGCACTCTCCATCCCTGTAGTGAAGGAGGAGGACTCCCATGTCTAGCGAACTCCACTGGGGACTCCCCTCACTGGTTTACAGAGAGTCctgacaggaagggtgtggaggctttggaatgcgtacaggctgctgcctggattagagggcatgagctgtcaGGAGAGgatggataaacttgggttgtcttctctggagcatcagaggcagaggggagacctgataggtttttaaagttatgagaggcatagatagggtagacagtaagaatcttttttccccagggtagaaatgtcaagtaccagaggacatgcatttgaggtgggggtgagggagtttAAAGGAGGCTGCCAGAGGTAACGGTAGAAGTGAAGCGATAGGGGTGTTTagaaggcttttagatagacacatgaatatgcaggaaaggGAGGCAGAAGAGATCGAGTTTAATTTGGCGtggtgttcggcacagacatggtggacccgGGGGCCGGTTcctgtctgtactgttctatgagggcagggcaggggacGCAGCCCGTACAAGGAGCGTCTCCGCCCAGCGGAATGAAAACTGTTCGGTGCTTGATCGGGACCGGCAGCCAGCTCGACCCGGCACGTAAAGCGCAGTCTCCGCTCCCTGGGACAAGAGGCGCCTGTCTCGGGAATGTTTCCCCGTCCACTCCCCCCTGCGCTACTGTTCCAAACTCCGGGACACTGCTGCAAATGTTGCAAGCCTGGGACACCCGCCGCcgactcccctctccctccacacttGGACTCCAAGAAAGTTAGTTAGTTACCTTCTCCGGCCGATTTCGATCCAGCGCTGAGCTCACAGGCGAAGGAAACGGGAGTCCCATCGTCCCGGGTGCAGTGTTCTTTTCAAATATGAAACACGTAGTTCCCGTTGTCaggaagagaaataaacacaACACACGTTATCAGTCCCCTCCCACGCCCATGCACTCAGCGTCTGGCCAGGAATGCCCTGGGCGGTTTCTCTCTGATCACACGGTCCTACCGATCAGTGCAAACGCGTAATCAATACAGTATCGACTCTAAAATCTGATGCAAAACTAGAAACCACCAAATGAATGTGCAATCGGTATTCCGGGGAAAAAGCCAAGTTGTTGCAAACGTAAACATTGCTCACACTTCAAATATTAGCATGGTTTACTTGGGGCTCTTTACAAACTGCCCGCCCTGATCAGGCATGCGGGGTCTCCATCCCAAATGTaggttgtccatttccctccacagaggtcatgtttgtaaagtactgtgctgctgctgcagaaaaggctaattttcacggcatttataccctgtgtgtaggtatgcctatgacaatgataagacaagatatctttattagtcacatgtatatcgaaacacacagggaaatacatctttttgcgtagagtgttctgggggcagccgacaatgtcgccatgcttccggcgccaacatagcaggcccaacAAAGCTGTTCAATGAACttgaacagatgctgcctgacccgctgagttctggcAGCAGTtggtatttttgctccagattccagcatctgcagccttttgtgcaTCCATTTATGGGATTGTTCGGCTGTGAATGGAAGAAACTGGTTTTAAAGCAATCAGTTAAAAAGGTATTGTTTTGAACAGATCCTTAATACCGTTCAGTACACTGAACTATAATAAAACttaggacacagaacagtaccgCACTGGAACAGGCTCCTCAGCCATGATATtgggccgaactaattaagctaatgacacctgatcccttctgcctgcacacagtccatatccttccattctctgtatattcatgtgccgatctaagagcctcttgaatgcccctatcgtatttgcctccaccaccacccctggcaacaccttccagacacccaccactctgtgtaaaaaaaacttgccccacatatctcctttgaactttccccttctcaccttaaatgcatgtcttctactattaaacatttcaaccctgggaaaaagataccggctgtcaactctgtctatgcctctcctaattttataaacttctatcaggtctcccttcagcctccactgctccagagaaaacaaccctagtttgtccaacctttctttatagcacatgccttctaatccaggcagcattctggtaaacctcttctgcaccctctccatagccccctcatccttcctttTCAGCCAGTGGGTTGTGGGGGCCTGAAAGGATAATAGAGAAAAATATGGACTTTTagaaagctttcgacaaggtatTAGACATTCAAGAGTGTAGCAATGTTCCGAAGAGTTTTGTTAATCCGCCCTTTAGCAACATCGTCCAAAAGCACTGCATTGGTTTCCACTTATCTGTTGATGACCCTAGTTTCATACCATCACCACCCCTCAATCTATGTTCAGCACTACAGCTTAATCTCATATAAGCAAACATTTCCTCCTATTAAATATAAGGAAAGTTGAAGCCATTGCCTTCAGCCTCTGCCATAAACAAGATTCCAATATCATTGATTCTTTCCTCTCTACCGCTGTCTGAAGCAGAATTAGACCAAACACTGTGTTGGAAACCTCCATGGTCCTGAGTTGGATTTATGACACCATATCCTCTCTGCTATAAAATCCACCTTTGTAACATTGCCCACCTTTGCTCCTACATGTTACACTTTACCATTCTAAAGTTTTCCTGCCTAAACCTCCAACTCCTGCACCCCTTCCATTTTCCTCCCTCATAAACACGGGATTGTGTAAAATCCTGCAGCACATATCAACACttcactcctgtactcactgacaTACTGTAGCTCCAGTCCAGCAACATCTCAGATTTTAAATCCTTATTATGTGCAAATTCTCAAAATTGCTGCATGATCTACTGATCTCTGTAACTTCTTCCAGCCACTAAAAGCCCCGTgatcctccaattctgaccttggaGATCCAAGTTCCTTTGTTTCCCCAAACAACATGTCATCAGTCTATTAATTCACAGGGTACGTTGatttttgcccatccctaaatgctaaTCCCACAAATTACTTTGTCAGAAAGATTTACTGGAGTACActcatctggacagtgaagagcatttcaatcaagtcctgtGTTTTTTTACATTGTGGAAGCTCTGGGGAGCCAGGAAGGGAGTCATGATAcagaatactcagcctctgatctgctcttatagctgcagtatttatgtgactggcgTAGCTATACAAGTTTCTGACCAAATGCAGCTACCAGGATATTGATGGCGGGGAGCTCAGTGATGAGAATGCCCTTGACTATCCCTCTTGActgagctggtcattgcctggcatggtTGTGGCACTATTACTTTTCAATTATCAGGCCAATCCTGAAATGAGTAATGTCCTGAGCCaagatgattggcctccaactGGCATCCTCATCTGCAGTTTGATTGCAATCAGTGCACTGACTCCCCCCAAATGCTCATTGACTTCAACTTTTCTATGGTTCCTTAACGTCATTTTTGGTCAAATATCAATGGCTACCCTCACCACAATTCTGAAATTCAGCCCTTGATCCTCATTTGGATGAAGATAACTTATGGAATTCTGGAGTTGACCAATTACTGAATCTTTCATTCCTTCCACCTTGCCACCTCTCCAAAACAGCTCTTGAATTACTGGTTCCACACCTTCTGTAAAAATCTTGGGAACTGCTGAAATACAGATAAAACTATGAGGACAGGGTCCCATTACCAACACCAGCTACAACCAACTTCTGAAAAGGCAAATGATTTTACTTGAAAGCAAACACAAACTCATTTTAGATTTCCCACATTTCCTCAGGAAGCACTTCCACAAGGATACGTCACCTTTAGTTAGACACCGTTCTCACTCTGAAAAGCAACAGATAAAATAAGTGAATTACTGTACGTGGTTACAAAATGAGCTGTTAGGATTTTGGGAATGAGatggatttaaaaaaagcaacaatGGGTACAACATacctctgacttggaaatatgtacAAATATTGCATGTACCAGTTTCGTTTAAGTACAAGTAAACTGCAACTGTAGGATAGGCTATCCAAAAGCCTCCAACTCTCAAATATCTTAATAGAGCTTTTAAAATGGGATTTAGTAAGCAAAATATATTCAAGTACTACTTGTTATCTACTTTTAAATCAGTCTTAAcagaattttgttcattttcaaatACAAATTCATTTATTACATCAGTAAAAAGTgtgttggatatctgaaataaaagcaaatctGCATCTAAAAAAGCACCtctaattatagaacatagaacagtacggcacagaaacaaacccttcggcccatgatattgtacCGGACTAGttactagtaattaaacgccgaactaagctaatcccttcggcctacacaatgtccatatccctccattctctgcacattcatgtgcctatctaagagcctctgaggTATTTCCCtcactaccacccctagcagagcattccaggcacccaccactctgtgtaaaaaatttgccctgcacatcttctttgaatttaacctctctcaccttaagtgtgtgccctctagttttggacatttcaaacccaggaaaaagataccagctgtctactttgtgcctttcataatcttagaaacatctatcaggtctcccctcagcctctgccactccagagaaaacgactcaagtttgtccaatctcttcttatagcacatgccctataatccaggcagcatcctggtaaacctctttggcACCCTTTCCATAGacccctcatccttcctataatggggcgaccagaattgaatgcaaaacttcagatgctgctctaaccagagtttaataatGCTGCAGCTTCACAGCTAAAACACtaagctctgcatcttatcaacaGAACAAGAAGAATCAGCAGACATCACAATGTCAAAGCTGTTCCTTTTAACATTAACCTTAAATAAAGTACAAAAAGCGGCATTATGCAATAACTACTCATAGAGTTACCAAACAAGAAATTTTCCTGGTCATCAATCTAATATAAttggttgtgaatggtggtgaaaTGGGGGAGATATTCCACAATGAAAGGCACCATATCCAAGTCATGTCTCACTTAGCACCAAGAAtcaaaactccagcagattattaTGCAGACAACAGGGTTTCACATTAACAATATAGCaagaatttttaaacaattcaTCTTCAAGATCTGGCCTTTGTTGGCAAGGACATTATCCATTCCTaaatgcccttgggaaggtgctgGCAAGCCATTTTCCGGAACTGCTGCAgctctctggtgaaggtactcccataagctgttgggaagggagttccagcattgaggcccagtaatgatgaaagaccagcaatatatttccaggttgtggtgttcccatggTTCAGCTAcccctgtccttcttggtggtagaggtcgtggTTGGGAGGAGTGTTGTCAGAGTTGCCTAGGTGAGTAAATGATGTGGATTTTGTAggtggtatacactgcagccactgtgcgctggtggtggagggaataaatgtatagggtggttgatggggtgcaaTCAAGCAGGCAGCTTCGTCCTGCCTCATGCAGAGGTTCTTGAGAGTTTttgatgctgcactcatccagaaaaGGGGAGAGGGTTCCAttgtgctcctgacttgtgccttgtagatcagccttggggtgtcaggaggtcagTCATGCCGCAAGATACCCAGTGACTGAACTGCTCTTGGAGCCACAGTATCAATATGGTTGGTTcaggtgagtttctggtcaatagcgacccccaggatattgatggtggtaatggcattgaatgttaaggataggtggttagactctcccttgttgggTGGTTGTTGCCTGGCATCCTGTGGCGCACATGTTTCCCGGCACATATCTGCCTGACTGTTGCATGCGGacgtgggctgcttcatttccaGAGAAGAAGGAAGAGATCAGATTACTGTTCAATCTCAGCAACATAGTAGTTGTATGACTAAACCAGTAATTCAGAGGTCTGGATGAATGAATTGAAATCATGAGTTGAAATCATTACAGAAGACGCTGAATTTTACTTAGTTGACTAAAtagatctggaattaaaaatcagctaatggtgaccatgaaacaactTGATTATTGTTAAAACCCCATCTGGTCAATTAATGTTTttgaggaaagaaaatctgctgcTCCTACTCAGTCTGGcttgacaaggaagattgagTGATTAAGAGTTCAAAAGTTCATCCTTTAGTGTATGAGGGGTCTGTTCATTTTCATGACATTGAgtaaaaggttgttgtcttgacaccatgccactagactgtctatctccttcctgtactccatcttaatgttgtttgagatccggcccacgaTGGtggtgttatccgcaaacttataAGTGGAGTTATTATGGGATTTGGCCACCCAGTCGTGAGTGTTTAGGGAGTATAGTatggggctgaggatgtagccttgcagggcactggtgttgaggataatcatggtggaggtgttgctgcctatccttactgattgcggtctgttgatcaggaagtcaaggatccagttgcaaagggcgGTGTTGATTCCCGGGTCTAGGGGTTTGGAAATTAGTTTGTTCGGGGTCATGGTGTTGATTATGgaactatagtcaataaataggagtctgacataggtgtctttgttatccaggtgttccagaagaatgaagggccagggagatggcgtttgactgcaggtgaattgcagtgggttgaggttgtctgggaggcaggAGTTGATGTGTGCTGTGACTAggctcttgaagcacttcatgatgatggatgtcagagccgccGTGGAAGTCagggcagaatcagaatcagatttattatcattgtcttatatgacatgaaatttgctgttttgcggcagcagtacggtgcaaagacatgaaattactataaatcacaaaaataaataaatagtccaaaagaaaggaataacaaggtagtgttcatgggttcatggactgttcagaagtctgatggcagaggggaagaagctgtttctgaatcattgagtgtgggtcttcaggcttcggtacctcctacccagtggtagtaacaagaaCAAGCATTAATTTAAGCTGTTGTTGTGTTTGAAGCAGAAGAACTGGAACAGAGCAATTAAGTTAAGTTAACCAAGAACTTGTGAATGAAATATGGTACTTGAAATAATTAAAGTAGGGCCAGACACAGAAAGAACAAAGCAAGGGTTGAACCATCAAAAGGACCACATTGCTCAAGCAAACAACATTTGTGACAGAATTCTAGACTATTAatataagggaaacattcaagGAATAACTCAGTCCGTGAGAGAGTAGATATGATAAGAAGGAATGGCTCAGTCTACAAAAGAAGAGATGGAGTTAGTAACAGATGAAAAATGGAATGTATCTTTGAAAGGCATGGGGTAAACATAGCTCTGAAAATTGGTGATTAGTAGATAAGATTACATCAAAATAATGTGTTAAGTACAGAATTAGAACAAGAGAGAGAAAGTACATCACAAGAAGAGAATCTGTGGTCAACAGGACAAATCAGGAGGAACAGTGATTCATGCTGCATACACTTGGAGAATGAGCCTCTGAGGTTTTGAGGGAAAATACAATGACTATTGTCTTTGTTAAATTTGATAGCTTGATACTTGTTTGTACTAGTTGCAACTTACTTAAAAAATTTGTTGGGCATAGAACCAACATACCTGTACCTAGAGCAATTTGTTGTAGTCACGAATAAGTCTCTTGATTTATGAATATGAATTGGCAAATCTTATAGTGACAACCCAGTCAGAACCTGACTGACAACCAAAATCAGGTATTATTGCAACATCACAATTTTCATTGATTAATCACTGGTTGAACTTTATCCTTTGTAGTTATGCCGACTAAAGATGTCTCATTAAAGAATCACCATATGCCACTCAGAGATCTCTGGGGAGATTTCAATATTAATATGAGTAAGAAGGGTGTGGATGTGCATCTACGTGTTAGACACTGTTGGATATGTGCCTGCATAAATATCAAAggtttatttttcaggatgcagTAGAAATAGATTGGAAATTGGAGAATAGATTCAGGATAAGAAGTGGAAGCCAGATAGAACAATGTGTTTGATAATGTATCATGCAATATATTGTGTGAAGGAAGATCATGATG comes from the Pristis pectinata isolate sPriPec2 chromosome 22, sPriPec2.1.pri, whole genome shotgun sequence genome and includes:
- the LOC127581581 gene encoding CD276 antigen-like isoform X3 → MFLNLLTVWMPLGIGVVSKPSTANKVVTAIQGQFVMLGCSLTESSLEHCTVVWQRRDNNKVVHSYYYKKDQNTNQDLQYAGRTSLFPEELKNGNASLKLREVKLQDSGLYECYVSCKAGQVENLLSVNVAAYYDEPVLWIKQKLSGCLLTFESYGFPKADVSWYSGDNLNHSLPSKYTFQISEDGLYKVQSTMEINVRERTSNYTFVLRNAALNQTILRTLSLSSDAA
- the LOC127581581 gene encoding CD276 antigen-like isoform X1; this translates as MFLNLLTVWMPLGIGVVSKPSTANKVVTAIQGQFVMLGCSLTESSLEHCTVVWQRRDNNKVVHSYYYKKDQNTNQDLQYAGRTSLFPEELKNGNASLKLREVKLQDSGLYECYVSCKAGQVENLLSVNVAAYYDEPVLWIKQKLSGCLLTFESYGFPKADVSWYSGDNLNHSLPSKYTFQISEDGLYKVQSTMEINVRERTSNYTFVLRNAALNQTILRTLSLSSENFTGTCGFSRNNAFLTSCILLIGLIMLILLHICSCTKLRKMKKNNVELT
- the LOC127581581 gene encoding CD276 antigen-like isoform X4 yields the protein MFLNLLTVWMPLGIGVVSKPSTANKVVTAIQGQFVMLGCSLTESSLEHCTVVWQRRDNNKVVHSYYYKKDQNTNQDLQYAGRTSLFPEELKNGNASLKLREVKLQDSGLYECYVSCKAGQVENLLSVNVAAYYDEPVLWIKQKLSGCLLTFESYGFPKADVSWYSGDNLNHSLPSKYTFQISEDGLYKVQSTMEINVRERTSNYTFVLRNAALNQTILRTLSLSSDPI
- the LOC127581581 gene encoding CD276 antigen-like isoform X2, whose product is MFLNLLTVWMPLGIGVVSKPSTANKVVTAIQGQFVMLGCSLTESSLEHCTVVWQRRDNNKVVHSYYYKKDQNTNQDLQYAGRTSLFPEELKNGNASLKLREVKLQDSGLYECYVSCKAGQVENLLSVNVAAYYDEPVLWIKQKLSGCLLTFESYGFPKADVSWYSGDNLNHSLPSKYTFQISEDGLYKVQSTMEINVRERTSNYTFVLRNAALNQTILRTLSLSSDFQHLLCFAFQRTRQWIHLLLKGRMGKKDQLHWVVSSVKNELVW